One Prunus dulcis chromosome 8, ALMONDv2, whole genome shotgun sequence DNA window includes the following coding sequences:
- the LOC117638054 gene encoding probable prolyl 4-hydroxylase 9 isoform X1: protein MKVKAKSPKAKFGLPVVFVLCSLFFFAGLFTFTLLSHVSFPQFLSGPRSVSRTLQSEDGEDHGPMPQGETGDSFIQSIPFQVLSWKPRALYFPRFATAEQCESVIEMAKTKLRPSALALRKGETTESTKGTRTSSGTFISASEDETGILEIIEEKIARATMLPRTHGEAFNVLRYEIGQKYDSHYDAFNPSEYGQQKSQRFASFLLYLSDVEEGGETMFPFENGLHMGMSYDYKKCIGLKVMPKQGDGLLFYSVLPNGTIDQTSLHGSCPVIKGEKWVATKWIRNQEDLE from the exons ATGAAAGTGAAAGCAAAAAGCCCCAAAGCGAAATTTGGACTACCCGTAGTCTTCGTCCTCtgttccctcttcttcttcgctgGCTTGTTCACCTTCACCCTCCTCTCTCATGTCTCCTTCCCTCAATTTCTCTCCGGTCCACGCTCGGTCTCCAGAACGCTTCAATCGGAAGATGGCGAAGATCACGGTCCAATGCCGCAAGGCGAGACCGGAGACAGCTTTATTCAATCGATTCCATTCCAG GTTTTGAGTTGGAAACCGCGGGCTCTTTATTTTCCGAGATTTGCAACTGCGGAGCAATGCGAAAGCGTGATTGAAATGGCGAAGACTAAGCTCAGGCCGTCGGCATTGGCTTTGCGAAAGGGAGAGACTACTGAGAGCACAAAGGGGACTAGAACAAG TTCAGGCACATTTATTAGTGCATCCGAAGATGAAACTGGAATCCTGGAGATTATTGAGGAAAAGATTGCCAGGGCTACAATGTTACCAAGGACCCATGGAGAG GCATTCAATGTTTTGCGGTATGAGATTGGCCAGAAGTATGATTCTCATTATGATGCATTCAACCCATCAGAATATGGTCAACAGAAAAGCCAAAGA TTTGCTTCCTTCTTGTTGTATCTTTCTGATGTAGAAGAAGGTGGAGAAACCATGTTCCCTTTTGAG AATGGCTTACATATGGGTATGAGCTATGATTACAAGAAATGCATTGGTTTAAAGGTTATGCCCAAGCAAGGGGAtggacttttattttattcagtGCTTCCAAATGGCACAATTGATCAG ACATCTCTTCATGGAAGCTGCCCGGTGATCAAGGGGGAAAAATGGGTTGCAACCAAGTGGATTAGAAATCAAGAAGATCTGGAGTAA
- the LOC117638054 gene encoding probable prolyl 4-hydroxylase 9 isoform X2, with the protein MKVKAKSPKAKFGLPVVFVLCSLFFFAGLFTFTLLSHVSFPQFLSGPRSVSRTLQSEDGEDHGPMPQGETGDSFIQSIPFQVLSWKPRALYFPRFATAEQCESVIEMAKTKLRPSALALRKGETTESTKGTRTSSGTFISASEDETGILEIIEEKIARATMLPRTHGEFASFLLYLSDVEEGGETMFPFENGLHMGMSYDYKKCIGLKVMPKQGDGLLFYSVLPNGTIDQTSLHGSCPVIKGEKWVATKWIRNQEDLE; encoded by the exons ATGAAAGTGAAAGCAAAAAGCCCCAAAGCGAAATTTGGACTACCCGTAGTCTTCGTCCTCtgttccctcttcttcttcgctgGCTTGTTCACCTTCACCCTCCTCTCTCATGTCTCCTTCCCTCAATTTCTCTCCGGTCCACGCTCGGTCTCCAGAACGCTTCAATCGGAAGATGGCGAAGATCACGGTCCAATGCCGCAAGGCGAGACCGGAGACAGCTTTATTCAATCGATTCCATTCCAG GTTTTGAGTTGGAAACCGCGGGCTCTTTATTTTCCGAGATTTGCAACTGCGGAGCAATGCGAAAGCGTGATTGAAATGGCGAAGACTAAGCTCAGGCCGTCGGCATTGGCTTTGCGAAAGGGAGAGACTACTGAGAGCACAAAGGGGACTAGAACAAG TTCAGGCACATTTATTAGTGCATCCGAAGATGAAACTGGAATCCTGGAGATTATTGAGGAAAAGATTGCCAGGGCTACAATGTTACCAAGGACCCATGGAGAG TTTGCTTCCTTCTTGTTGTATCTTTCTGATGTAGAAGAAGGTGGAGAAACCATGTTCCCTTTTGAG AATGGCTTACATATGGGTATGAGCTATGATTACAAGAAATGCATTGGTTTAAAGGTTATGCCCAAGCAAGGGGAtggacttttattttattcagtGCTTCCAAATGGCACAATTGATCAG ACATCTCTTCATGGAAGCTGCCCGGTGATCAAGGGGGAAAAATGGGTTGCAACCAAGTGGATTAGAAATCAAGAAGATCTGGAGTAA
- the LOC117636395 gene encoding uncharacterized protein LOC117636395, with amino-acid sequence MDLGCLDFGCISVSDKQGTNDAVLDSDNKENDATTTASPKIGKNKNLKETSLSTLNSLNKSQIKKPSHRRTSPLNWFPRKKGDSYLKRKIKMLQEVDGMNLTLDETLGDSNPHYSKVLREKMAAKEAAQKAMEARKAALVEASWCRILRASRIQSKEAEAQLLKADKAAAEAFEEATAVGVIMFDKPNCPRKPCKIETSTVNGGESTTHTVTASFETAFDVDKEVAAAVKIALVRLGNSPSFSKDEFKDLLRKISENPDTSENNQESSEFTSECESESGSELEVVSQKDTIISQDLDHKMPGFEERQSKNRRQSFGKLNMAKIADMMLERLQCLQEDELSSLATIVATCGLNAALTEVENSKLHDQGSAAETLPQRFGAAKPEYFRDGQVRRKQTTSELPSLDKFLVKHMTKLEKEVQEAKNRRNKLTEKTETVDEKANLDNIGNTSETIPGLGSIFLKHGSKFEKEIEEAKKNSGGHFEMLQKSSQRNKISSDAIPDLESMLIKHSSKLEKEVEEAKTKFVKTSATSDQKSVVGSRKKENVSELPSLDKFLVKHVSRLEKEVQEAKNRRRTDVHEGVRFPYLRKKIDSFVSVAQQKKMAISSSEEGSEGKENLDLNKDVEEHSRMEQNEVGSSLQNPSAEEINSLQNTMAETKETEDGLDKIMVKPVHWLEMEKIQALAMGNNYEYHTLKKKKGESSVTQCESLDKVLVKHVSRLEKEKMKQQSEDGATEVKRSNAKLPSHMEEACGLDQILVKHKSRLEREKVAAAQQPEEQTRFSVTRKEARERELQEQWGGLSLGNSMKPHVSKLQRDKAAWIKAEQEEKRQGTGFSD; translated from the exons ATGGACCTCGGCTGCTTGGACTTTGGTTGCATCTCCGTGTCAGACAAGCAAGGCACTAACGACGCGGTTCTTGATTCCGACAACAAGGAAAACGACGCCACGACCACCGCGAGCCCCAAGATCGGAAAG aataaaaatttgaaagagaCTAGCCTATCGACGTTGAATTCTCTTAACAAATCACAAATAAAGAAGCCTTCTCATCGTAGGACCTCTCCTCTGAACTGGTTCCCGCGAAAAAAAGGGGACTCCTAtttgaagaggaagatcaaaATGCTGCAG GAAGTAGATGGCATGAATTTAACTCTTGATGAGACTTTAGGGGATTCTAATCCGCATTACTCAAAAGTCCTAAGGGAAAAAATGGCAGCAAAAGAAGCTGCACAAAAGGCAATGGAGGCACGAAAAGCAGCACTGGTGGAAGCATCTTGGTGTCGCATTCTTAGGGCATCCAG GATTCAAAGCAAAGAAGCAGAAGCGCAGCTGTTGAAAGCAGACAAGGCTGCAGCCGAAGCTTTTGAAGAGGCAACAGCTGTGGGAGTTATCATGTTTGACaaaccaaattgccctcggaAGCCATGTAAAATAGAAACATCCACTGTTAATGGAGGAGAGTCTACTACTCACACAGTCACAGCATCTTTTGAGACTGCATTTGACGTTGATAAAGAAGTAGCTGCAGCTGTTAAAATTGCATTAGTAAGGCTTGGAAATTCTCCATCTTTTAGTAAAGATGAATTCAAAGATCTGCTCCGAAAAATTAGTGAGAATCCTGATACAAGTGAAAATAATCAGGAATCGTCTGAGTTTACTTCAGAATGTGAATCAGAATCTGGATCAGAACTTGAAGTAGTATCCCAGAAAGATACTATCATTTCCCAAGATTTGGATCATAAGATGCCAGGTTTTGAGGAAAGACAGAGTAAAAACAGAAGGCAGTCATTTGGTAAGCTTAATATGGCAAAGATAGCAGACATGATGCTTGAGAGGCTTCAATGTTTGCAAGAAGATGAACTCTCCTCTCTTGCCACTATAGTTGCTACTTGTGGTTTAAATGCTGCCTTAACGGAAGTTGAAAATAGCAAGCTTCATGATCAAGGCTCTGCTGCTGAGACCCTTCCACAAAGATTTGGAGCGGCGAAGCCTGAATACTTCAGAGATGGGCAGGTGAGAAGGAAGCAAACTACATCAGAACTCCCAAGTCTAGACAAGTTTTTAGTTAAGCACATGACCAAACTTGAGAAAGAAGTGCAAGAAGCCAAGAATAGAAGGAATAAGTTGAcagaaaaaactgaaactgTTGATGAGAAGGCCAATTTAGATAACATTGGAAATACCTCTGAAACCATTCCAGGCCTGGGAAGCATTTTTCTGAAGCATGGTTCAAAATTCGAAAAAGAGATTGAAGAGGCAAAGAAAAATTCAGGTGGACATTTTGAAATGCTTCAAAAGAGTTCacagagaaacaaaatatcttcTGATGCCATTCCTGACTTGGAAAGTATGCTGATTAAACATtcttcaaaacttgaaaaggAAGTTGAAGAGGCCAAGACGAAATTTGTGAAAACATCTGCTACGAGTGACCAAAAATCGGTAGTGGGCAGtcgtaaaaaagaaaatgtctcAGAACTCCCCAGCCTAGACAAGTTCTTAGTGAAACATGTCTCAAGACTTGAGAAGGAAGTCCAAGAAGCAAAGAACAGAAGGAGGACTGATGTACATGAAGGAGTTAGGTTTCCTTATCTGAGGAAGAAAATTGATTCATTTGTATCAGTTgcacaacaaaagaaaatggctatttcttcttctgagGAAGGATCAGAGGGGAAAGAAAATTTAGACTTAAACAAGGATGTTGAGGAGCATTCTAGGATGGAGCAAAATGAAGTTGGGTCTTCACTGCAGAATCCTAGTGCAGAGGAAATAAACTCACTTCAGAATACGATGGCTGAAACTAAAGAGACTGAAGATGGTTTAGACAAGATTATGGTCAAACCAGTCCACTGGTTGGAAATGGAGAAAATCCAAGCCTTGGCAATGGGAAACAATTACGAATATCATAcgctcaaaaagaaaaagggagaaagCAGTGTTACTCAATGTGAGAGCTTGGACAAAGTTTTGGTAAAACATGTTTCCAGactggagaaagagaagatgaagCAACAGTCAGAAGACGGAGCAACTGAAGTGAAAAGAAGTAATGCAAAACTGCCTTCACATATGGAAGAAGCATGCGGTTTGGACCAAATTCTggttaaacataaatcaaGGCTTGAAAGAGAAAAGGTGGCTGCTGCTCAGCAACCAGAAGAACAAACCAGATTCTCTGTAACTCGTAAAGAAGCAAGGGAGAGAGAACTACAAGAACAATGGGGAGGTTTAAGCTTAGGAAACTCCATGAAGCCACATGTCTCGAAACTTCAACGAGATAAG GCCGCTTGGATTAAAGCTGAACAGGAGGAGAAGAGGCAAGGTACTGGTTTCTCAGATTGA
- the LOC117637394 gene encoding mediator of RNA polymerase II transcription subunit 28, with protein sequence MAERQAADQQQHQIDAQMQSPQPQREDMVACVIALEAALLPCLPARELQAIDRSPHPSHQIDVERHARDFMEAAKKLQLYFIGLQREDQPTKAQQLSKEIDAMEEELGIKTELIKKHERLIQGWKKDLKDQLDKHNTELERV encoded by the exons ATGGCTGAGAGACAAGCGGCAGATCAGCAGCAGCATCAAATTGATGCCCAGATGCAATCCCCACAACCTCAAAGGGAAGACATGGTTGCCTGTGTGATAGCACTGGAGGCTGCTTTGCTTCCATGCTTGCCTGCCAGAGAGCTTCAAGCAATTGACCGGTCTCCCCACCCTTCTCATCAGA TTGATGTAGAGAGGCATGCCAGAGATTTTATGGAAGCTGCCAAAAAGCTTCAACTATATTTTATTGGTCTACAACGTGAGGATCAGCCAACCAAGGCTCAACAACTTAGCAAG GAGATTGATGCGATGGAAGAGGAGTTGGGGATAAAGACTGAGCTTATCAAGAAGCATGAAAGGCTGATCCAAGGGTGGAAAAAGGATCTGAAAGACCAATTGGACAAGCACAACACTGAGCTTGAGAGGGTGTAG
- the LOC117612169 gene encoding uncharacterized protein At2g23090-like, protein MGGGNGQKAKTARERNMEKQKAAKGSQLEANKKAMNIQCKVCMQTFICTTSEVKCREHAEAKHPKADVYSCFPHLKK, encoded by the exons ATGGGAGGAGGCAACGGGCAGAAGGCCAAGACGGCACGCGAAAGGAACATGGAGAAGCAAAAAGCCGCCAAGG gaaGCCAGCTTGAGGCCAACAAGAAGGCCATGAACATCCAG TGCAAGGTGTGCATGCAGACATTTATATGTACCACATCAGAGGTGAAGTGCCGGGAACATGCTGAAGCAAAGCACCCTAAGGCTGATGTTTACTCTTGTTTCCCACATCTTAAAAAATGA